TATGATGACTTCTATACAAATGAAACCATTTTCTGACATCTCCATAATAGTATTCATGATTGCCCGATACAAAATAAGTCGGAAATTTTTGAGCCAATCTCCTAAAAACAGGTTATCAAACGGATAAAAATAACGATTAACGAAACACCGACTAAAAAATTAAGGCAACAATAGAATTGAGTGCCGTTAAGGAAAAATTCATACATACCATAACGGGGTTACTCGATCGCCTATTTTTTCCACAGGACCGTCTACTAAGTCGCCCACCAATGCTACAACGTCCACATCTAGATCGTAAAGAGTGTCCACCACCATCTCgatctggaaataaataaacgaactccaagaagaaaaaggagaggaaaTCTTGAAATTCGACTTTGTCTATTCATCGTGTagataaaggagaagaaattaaGATCTTAAATGACAAGATAATGGTGGAAAATGTCAAATCCCTAATGAAGAGACCACATCTAAAGAAGTAAATGATGGAATGTAAATACAAATGGAGTAAGCTCAAGCTAGACAAGActaccaagtttttttttttttcatcatctcCTGTCTCCATCTATCTACCTATGAGGCAATTCTCGACATTGGTATTCAACTGAGAGCAGTTGTTGTCTTTCTAGTTTTCCCATCATgtctcaaaaaaattagaacacCAATTAACTTCCCCATAAGCGCCTTCATgcttagaagaaaatttcaagtgtCCGAAAccatctgtttacagtgatgcaggggcagatgagcggaaccacccccgtacGACTCGacataggtatactccaacgaaaatccgtacaactagggtgatgcttttaagccATCCTGTTGCGCTCAGTTTAAAACTGAGGTTGCTACCCTCCTCACCCGTGGTCGATGGTTTTTGTAAGAGTCATAGGCCTCTACTATGTCAATTCCTCTGAAGAAACCCTAGGACTTGGCGTTTCTCCCCATATTCTAATTGTCTGTGCGGTGCCCTCAATATCAGCTATACTTTTTCAACTCATCCTTAACAGCTTaatgttgatagaaaaaaaatcacttcgaaTTGAATATCTGAACCAAAGATCTTCACTAGATTTCTGAATCTGATTTTTACACCTGCTGCCCATATAAAAGGAATTAAATCACACAGTTAAACATGCctatttattagaaaaaataacaaagtaGCTAAAAACCCAATGAAAGAAAGATAGGActagaactcaaaaaaaaaacaacaggaaaaaaacgtaTACAAAAATGTGACATACAAATAACTTCACCTGTTGAGTATAAACGCTGGCGCCAGTATGAACGTCGGATACAAGAGCTATTCGAACGCCACCTTCCGCTCCAGAGAAGTCCTGAAATGATGGGAACTTTAACTTTTTAAGAAAGGGATAAGAAAGCGATTTTGATATAgaacaattcaaaaaagagaccTGTACTGGAATTGTAACTTCCTTGACGACAATTTTATCGCTGCTGTACCACATTAGAGCCGACATCACCGCTGTGACCACAAGTGCAACTCTAATCGATTTATACTGGATATTTAGATTCACTGACTGGGAATCGAACGAAAGAACCATTCAAAACATTGAAAACACACTTAATCTGAAGTTTGCGATCCGATATTATTGGACCAATGTAGCGAATACTGTAGATTTTCTCCACTATAAATTTGGTCATTTGTATTctctataaataaaaatgcagaGGGGAAGActatcacagaaaaaaagcattgaaCCAAGCTTACGTCTAAAAGCTGAATGAGACAgttaattaagaaaaatcctAAGACAAAACCCAGAAGATTTGTCCAAATCCCGGAGATCAGCGCACAAACATCGAAGAAGAGATACTAAACACATTTAAGTTACCGAATGTGGGGAAAAGGGAGTTAGGGACCCACCCCAAAAAGTGGTCCTAATGGCTGCATAAACAGGTTTCTTGAGGTCCGAGCTACTGAACAGGGTTGATTGAATTAGTAACTACGTCAATTGGTATAATTACATTAAGAGAtcaattatcatttttttttgtcagaattCATTATCGTTTTTGTCGTAATGACTTCGTGAGTCTCTTACTGGAAGCCTAACAGTTTAAAAAATCGTTCGAAGTTCGTTGTTCCTTCCATCTAGTTGGCACATGATCGTGAAATATTCTCGAAAACTGCCGTATATTAGGTCGAATCGACGGAATTCTGCTATTCATTTACATAACGGCAAAAATGGCTGCTGCTAACCTGCTAACTCCTTGTGATTCCATGCTGATCAGAATCATACATCAAAGTCCAATGCTTAGAGTTTGAAGATTTCAACCAGCCCCGTTTAGTAACTCAGACCTCAAGAAATCCGCTTATAGTCGGGTCctaaggacatgaagcacggtgcatttccgcatgcgctcgaaacggcgcggtggaggtagcagttggaacgaggtgggaccattcaAAACTGCaccgatgggtggtgccaagAAGAGTTCCAGTGCgctcctaactgctacgctccaccgcaccgcctcgagagaagccgcgtacgcaattgcatcgtgtttcatgtcgttttgaccctcgCATAGATAGTCACCGCCACTTTTTTGGTgtccctaaaacctaagcataaGGTAGCAAAGTGAAACGAACCTGAAATGTATAAGGTGCAACATACAAGAAATATACCATCTGAGAAAGAAACATAAACACTATAAGAAGTTTGGACGCTCTATCACGGTTCCTCTGAAAATCTAGTTGTGAATATTCACTATCATGTTTCATATAAAGTTCATAGAAacgattttcaaagaaaaaaaaaagaaagaaaaagcgcATTTCATCTAAAATACTTCTGATCTTGACTGCAAAATTACTGTAACGTAAGAAGACTAACCGCTAGCAGACGTCTATCACATTTTACAAGCCCGTTTTCATCGTAATAAGCCATTAATTGACAGTATATGAAAAAATTGCACAGAGTCAAAAGGCACTCCATCCTGATTATCGAAATCAGGCGTCGTCTATTGCCTGCTTCATACTCTACTCCAGCTTCGACCTGGAAACAAGAGGCAAGAATTTTGAGCATCTTTACATCAATTTGAGACTAGGAATCTCTcggaataaatatgaaaactaAAGGGACATTGatacaaagaaagaagactacTTACCCAACTCGCAGTGAGTTTTTTGACCAATAAAAAGCCTAATACAAGCACAAAAATGATGCACTTTTTAACCGAATGACATGCATCATAAGTGGCTGGCATTTCCATTAGGAActccatgaaaagaaaaaagttagaaatgaGTCCGAACTATTACCATTaactatttgaaaaagtaTGAACTCtcagaaaaagtaggaaatatTCAAAACAAGGACAATATGTCAGGTGTTTGTTAGGGAAtggaaaaggagagaaaaagtcCTAAAGTCCGGACTACGCTTCGAATGTGCTTGAATCAGTCATGAAAACTGATCAAACGTACATAACATCAAAATGATAGTATGAGTCCTCAGCGAATTATATATTCACAATATTTCTCACGAGGTCCACGGATTCAGCgtattttttcatcaaacaatgaaaatcatttttatttaaagcTTGCACATCACAGAcgagaaaaatttgcaaatctAGACAAACATACCCATATCACAGTTTTGTTGAACACTGCATTCTACCAAAGTAAAATCATCGAGAAAATGACAAAGGAGTGTACTCATTCGCTTCAGTGAATATAGTCGAGTGAAAACAATATGAAGTTCGGAGCATAAGCGTAAAAGGCTGcgtttgaagcggtgcggtggagcgtagcagttaggatcgaggtaCGACCCTTGCTAAAAACACTCACTGCTGCAATTCTAGATAGTCCCGCGACGATCCTatccgctacgcttcaccgcatcgcttcgagtgcagcggcttacgtaactgcaccaagtttcatttcgttttcacacgactataataatagaaaagatgGTCTTCCCTCGAGACATTGAGaagcaaaagattttcttACACAAAAGAGAACCGTTTCGTTCACCAACGGATTCTTCGTTCCTGAAAACCTAGGCCACGCCTTTCGCCTGACGCCGAGTCCGATTTCACGGAGTAAAagatttcctttaaaaaaaaagattcttttcCAACCGTACTATGGtcacttcaaattttatttcttactcAATAAGAGATCGTAttgttttcttgatttcaGATTCCCTCCTTTACTTCTTTCTCGGTTGTCttccaagaaaatgaaagagaaccTGGGATATACCTGTTATGAGGAAGCCAAAATCAAAACTTCCAGAGAAACCGAAAGCAAGAGCGagattgaaaaagaagttaaatCCAGATCCCACAGTGGCCAACAATTTTGAGCAAGGTATTAGCGTACCGTCTGCTAAAATATGTTGCGTGTTATTGATGCACCGAATCCACAGTGACAGCGTACATACGCCCTTTTCACCGGATGCAACAAATTCCTCCTTTCGCTCTTATTAAAAGGGTAATGTCTATAGGGAACCAAGGTGTTTTTTAAGAGTAGTGAGTTACAGAACTTGTTTAACTCATGCGCAAGATAACATGTCTTTAGGCTTTGACTTCTTCTGTATTTCTTCTGTATGTATTTCCTTTGAGTTATCATCGTACATACTTCTCCATTTCTGTTACAAAATCTGGAGGGTCGAAGGATTTTTCCAATCCAATATATTCATGTCGTGCACAAAGTTGTTGACCACAATTAGATTCTCGCTCAATTTTCACGCAGCCTCGTTTTTATTCTATCCAATTTCTatgaaaacattgattttaattttttttttttttgaaatcgttgACTTGACCTTTTCATAATCCAAAAAGTCTCGGTTTAACTCTATTTCCTTACAGAACTTTTagaatttcggaaaaaaggTATAAAGCAGACATAAaaccaagaaaacaaaaagtcgTCAACTAAACGTGAAAATTGAACATAGCGTTTTTGCTACGTTTCAAAAAAGGTCTTTTGACGACAAAAGTTCTTACGCTGCTAAAATTGGACACGATTTCAGAGTAAAAAGTTGTAATTCTAAGTTTTAATGGACGGATAATCCGTTGGTGCACGCATTGTTCCCTCCTGTATAACAAACCCTAGTCCTGGTTATGGTTATACACTCCACAAACAGTGCGCCATATGGTCTCTATGATATTGCTTGCTGAGTTAGGCTAACTTCGATCTTTCGAGTTATTAACACAACAATCACCGAATACTCATATAAAATATATCTTATGTATGGAATCTAAATACTAGAAGTATTCAAATCGTCTTCGGCGCCACCCTCCAAACTTTCCAATGCCATTCGCATCGATGCACGCATGTTATTCAGGCAGCGTTGAAgtttcctaagaaaaaaaacatgtagtAAGATTAAGGGAGAAGTACCGGGCACATCACTTCAGCGTTAAACAGACACTCAAAACGAAGAACACTAAAAATTGAgacgaaaatttgaaaaaaaaaagaactcccAATCTCCTATCTTCACAACTGGAAACTCATATGCAAACATAAAATGAGCAAAATGACACGCAATATGTACTGGAATAGGCGAATGGGTGATTTTAAAGAAGACTCTTCAAGTCACAACGCACATTCAGAGCACTTTTTAACAGAGGAATGTTTGCTTACGAATAACtgatgcagaagaaaaatgtccagaaaaaatatgaaagagaCGAAAATACCTTCATCTACAAAAAGGTGCATTCTAAAAATCGAATTCGATAAGAACTCACCGTTGATCCAATTGTCCCACCAAACCAGCGCGATACACATTGACATGGGTTCTAAAAATCTATTATTTGTGAAATGTTCTGGAATTTAGAAAAGTTTTCTAGCAGTCCCAGTTTGACACGATTGTAGAACTGAGTGACTAATGTAaataattactattattgcaAAAGCGGTGGGAGTAGCGCAGCAAGGGGTTCAGCTGCAAACTGCACGATTTATCGATATTTCGAGACCGCCCTGGTGAGAACTAAGCGTTTCTTCCCTCCGGAGCCGATAAATTGGGGATAGACTCgtgtgggaagaaaaaaaaaacactgacctgacacatcggcccgCCCCCTTAAGTCATTGTAGTGCTGCACACGTTCataaacaattctgaattgaaatcgaacgcGTAGGTGCATCCCTATGGGAGATGATCAATGCCGTgcactttcacttttctttttctttacacGAATGctttattttgcaaaatgcAGACAATTTAAGGAAATGAAgcggccaaaaaaaaaaatacagcttAATCAGAGAGTGATTTCTTACCAGTTCATCTTCAGAAGAGTTTAATAAAGTCATGTCAGATCCAGTAGTTTGTCGTATCACACATGTTATCAAATTAAGTAAACTACGAATGCTGTTCTCCTTCCCGTCACGggaagaataagaaaacagaagagCTAAGTCGCATTAGGGAACAATATAATGTGTATTAGATAATTGTGCTGTCCTCTTTGAAGGATCAATATGAGCATTATAATATACGCTATTATAAGAAACCAACCTCGTCTCCAAATTAGTAAATCCTCCGAGGGCTTGTTCTAAGGCACATACATCAATAACTCGTTGAGTGGCTTCACGCTCCGATGCAGGATCTCGAGCTTCTAATTGATCCAGTAAATTTACAAACGCATTTTGAACAGTAGCCTGGGAACAATAGCAATAAGAATCAACAGTGCagcgaataataataataataataataataataataataataataataataataataataatgaaatcaaaacCTGTAGACATTCGGATGTCAGCTGAGGGGAACATAGTTCCAGTTCTGCCTGTTGAAGCACACAACACATCATCATTTCCTTCGCGTAATCAGATACATCTGAAAGCCAAACCATCCTGAAGTTTCTGGACACATAAAAACTTCCTTCTCAGCTTAGAGTTTGACGGAAATAAACACACCATCATCAGGGATAAATTCGTAGTCGGCAGAATCTATGAGCGATGAAAAAGCGCTACTCTTGATCATTATATAACATCGGACAAGAGTTTGCCTGTACAAAGACAATTTCGCTTTtgatttctgaaagaaaaaaagagaacctcTTAAAAATATCGTTTTACCACAAACAAATCAACCTCATACACTTCATCGGCATACTTCACTCCACAATCGAACATACGTTTATTAATGTTCTTCAGTGCATTTTCCAGAATAAACTCCAGATTGCAGATGCTAATGAGGAGCTTCTTCGTAGTAAGCTTAAATACAAGcaattaaaatgtttttcaagGTAAACATAAAGAAACAGTCCTGCATACATGTGATTTTTCGTCATCTTTGCGATTCAGGTCAAGATCTTGTGGCTTTTTCAGATCTGCGCGGAGATTAAGCAACCTGTCGaaaataactttatttttaagaacACCAAGTAACGAGGTAATGATGTGCAATTACTGTACAGAAGTAGCTAGTTAGCATAGCTCAAATGGTAGCGAAGCACATTAGAAGATGCTTGAGACGAAGGATGACCAACTATAGTTCTAATCGAAGAAAATAGATCTAAAGATCTTtcgaaacttttcaaaatggCATAAAGCTTCAGAAAAATCCTCATCATCCAGCGCAGCTTCACTCGCGGCAAAATCAGACTTCCATAACTTTTAGTACCGTAACGTTTGGAAGTTCAATCAGGAAACAACTCTAAAGAAATAGGAAGTTGAAAATGAGCTCGGGGGCGGAGTACCCTATTTACTACCTAATTACTCTGCTCTCATGAACCGGTGTAGTCCCTTTTTAATCCGGGTTTGAAGAACTACAGTTTTGGTGATTACTGTACCCGAATTCACTGCGATCATAGGTACTATTATTCTACACTTcagtgcgaaaaaaaacgagaaattttgACTACACTTAAAAATAAGAAGCGATAGAAATGacacaagaaaagaaggatatcATCTTTCAAAGATGTCGTGAAGACCGCCTTGATCAGATTCTGATGTGGTGTCATTGCAACGATAGAAGTGTTATGGGATTCCGCTTCAGCTATACTTCAACATGCTAGCTATAAATAGGACTTACCTATCAAAACAATGCCTGATCGCAGCGACAAGATGTACAAATATATCAACGAGTGTAGTTCTAAACCGTTCACGTGAAAATAAGCATGCTTCGCCAGGATAGCCAGTAAAGGATAACGCGTCGCGAACGGCAGACAAGCAATCGAATACCTCAAGTGGAAAAGCGGTAATTTTGcaaacaaaaagagagggaaaatcaaaaatattacaaaaggACAAtagatgataaaaaaaatacagagaCAGACAATAAAGTCTGGATCAACTAATAAATTAAGAAAGACGTGAAAATCCTACTTCGTTTTCGTAGAAGTCGGGCAAAGCTGTTTTCGCTGCAACGCTTGAACTAAAATCttgtttccaattttctttgcttcccAGTGCGCAAATGTCTTAAAACAGTGAAATTACCCAATTAAACAcatcaaaaattagaattacaCAACAAACATGTAAACATGTAAAATTTGAACAGCAACAATGATAAGTGAGTTCAAAAACACTTACTTTCAACTCCCTTGTCAATTACGTCAGAGACAACCTTTAACCGCACTGTCATGCACAACTCAACCAGCGGCTGGACGTGAGTATTCGTAAACTGAGCTTCTAGTAGTGAGGATATAAATGATCTAAAGATGTTATAGGGGAGCGAGCTCATAGTCTACTCAAACTGTTATCAAGAGAATCAAATTACCTAAGAACTTTCAAACTTTGTGCAAGGACGGTTCTATTCACTTGCGGCGACATTTCTGGCCACCGTACAAACTGAGCTTCATACCTATAAAACAGACTTTCGTATTTTTCCTATATAAATACAAACACATTCTGATTATCGGCCATTTACTATAGGAGAGTCAAATGACATTAAGCACGGTGCaacgcgaactgcagcgatgggtgatgctAACAAAGGTTCCATCACGATATTatctgctacgctccactgcaccgttgcaagcgcagcagcttacgcaactgtatcGTGCTTCATTCTGAGCTTACTGTGCCTTACATATGTGTCAAAAGGGAGCGCTGAGAAGATATAGAAAACTAAGCAATAGACGAATACTCTTAAACCGAATGAGACATTTCTGATTAGGGcggcagagagagagaggacgGAATGTATGCCCAATAGAGTGTTGCTTACACGCAGCGCAATCACATACTGAACACATTCGATACGACTTTGCGTTCGCTTGTCACTTTAGAATCTGGGTCGTCGAAGTAACGTCATCTAAAGATTCTCTGGatcttcccccccccccctccaaaAAAGTCATTTTGCGCGAGCTTCATGATACTCTTTATCGACTCATTAGATACCTACCGACGATGAAAAATCTATCGTGAAATGACTACCTTTTAATGACATCATCTGGTAGTGCTTTGGGCACAAGCGCATTGAGAATCAACCACGATGACACGTTGATGGTATTAATGAGCATTTGCTAAATATAACTACAAAATATTCAGACTGTTCTGATTCACATTAGTTCAAAATGTAGCTTCAAACAGACTTCAAGTTCAATCTGTTGAGAAATAAACTTGAGAAGAAATCTGTTCttactaaattaaaaaaaaacaatgctcGATAATGGGCGAGATCGCACcgatgaaataaaacaaataataggatattttaggaaaaacaaaactaacatTAATATCATCCTGACGTTGAGTCCATCGCTCATCATTCGTGGTGTATGTATTGGAAAGTTTCCAGAAAGACTGCAGCTTGTTCATCAAAATTGAAACCAAGGATGACACGAATAATTGTCGCTCATTAGTTTCAACCACTGAAATACATATGCTAGAAATGATCTTCCCTTTATAGTGAAATACACTCACAGGTAAAGCGATGATCCTGAGCCGCATTTACAAGTTCCAGCGCTGGAAACAGAATGTTATTAGGTCAGAATTTACAAAGAATACTAGAAAACACACCTTTCTTGAAGTGCTCTTCTTGCAGCTTCCACAGAATGTCTTCAAGCCAGCAATGATACGCTGTGATACATTCCCAAGTTGGATCAGAATCCGGTTCAAGAATCTAAAGCTAACGCACTCACGAACAGCGAATACATCTACCAATAAGTAGAGAAAGACAGAACAACCCGAGACCAGGACAAAGTcaggggtaaaatgtagtggaGAGAAGGGAACACTCGTACTTCTGGAAATGAATAACTAAGTTACTCGcagccctaaaacctaagcatcagTCTGAgtggatctatgacatgtagacTAAAACTAGTGAGAGAAGAAAGGAGACATTCCAGAAACAAGAGCGCGACCGACCCCATCCCTCCCTCTTTCCCAGCAACTACATTTCTCCTCCAATACTTTGTTTAGACCCACACGATACTTTACATCTTACACTACCAGCCACAACTGCTGTTACTACTTGTATGCAGGATAGGTTGCCAAGAAAGAGAGTGGCTGATGCACACCACTTCATATCTCTATATCTCTGCTCTTCAGGCTTATTAGGCCATTGTTAACTAACCCTGATTTGAGTTAGTTCTGCACAGTTTCCGGCGCTGACGTCAGATTAGAGCTCTCAGTTTTCcgactttaaagaaaaaagtggagctTGACCCTTGTAAAAAG
The Necator americanus strain Aroian chromosome I, whole genome shotgun sequence genome window above contains:
- a CDS encoding hypothetical protein (NECATOR_CHRI.G994.T1), whose protein sequence is MSDGERLAPPGTRPKGPPTVTGLSPTEGTPGTQITIRGENLGTDQNDLLMLFICGTDCLHTAKWKTDKKIIARLGQANRGLGEVKIATKSGGRGICNVKFRVFIAQVGPLEESAVWVDETQTVPGREAVRTVAQTTEERDALGLTPTTKKMDPALLSKMFPDGSGNIRMESFNPQWYLLEHHSETSIEDLREALKNMQLAKADEAKKNEQMHKANLYSLISCVDSLAALHDELERSSKAGDFAVIKQIGSQIAEARVKAENVFKDVLSRKDRADATRNALSVLTRFKFIFFLSKTIDDNMKKGEYLTILNDYMRAKSLYKDTEVALFRELMLHLDAKIDRFKEEMKLKLIDTSASFEEQSKLIKYLKILEPDSDPTWECITAYHCWLEDILWKLQEEHFKKALELVNAAQDHRFTLVETNERQLFVSSLVSILMNKLQSFWKLSNTYTTNDERWTQRQDDINQMLINTINVSSWLILNALVPKALPDDVIKRYEAQFVRWPEMSPQVNRTVLAQSLKVLRSFISSLLEAQFTNTHVQPLVELCMTVRLKVVSDVIDKGVENICALGSKENWKQDFSSSVAAKTALPDFYENEVFDCLSAVRDALSFTGYPGEACLFSRERFRTTLVDIFVHLVAAIRHCFDRLLNLRADLKKPQDLDLNRKDDEKSHLTTKKLLISICNLEFILENALKNINKRMFDCGVKYADEVYEKSKAKLSLYRQTLVRCYIMIKSSAFSSLIDSADYEFIPDDDVSDYAKEMMMCCVLQQAELELCSPQLTSECLQATVQNAFVNLLDQLEARDPASEREATQRVIDVCALEQALGGFTNLETRTHVNVYRAGLVGQLDQRKLQRCLNNMRASMRMALESLEGGAEDDLNTSSI
- a CDS encoding hypothetical protein (NECATOR_CHRI.G993.T1) — protein: MEFLMEMPATYDACHSVKKCIIFVLVLGFLLVKKLTASWVEAGVEYEAGNRRRLISIIRMECLLTLCNFFIYCQLMAYYDENGLVKCDRRLLARNRDRASKLLIVFMFLSQMVYFLYVAPYTFQYLFFDVCALISGIWTNLLGFVLGFFLINCLIQLLDRIQMTKFIVEKIYSIRYIGPIISDRKLQIKVALVVTAVMSALMWYSSDKIVVKEVTIPVQDFSGAEGGVRIALVSDVHTGASVYTQQIEMVVDTLYDLDVDVVALVGDLVDGPVEKIGDRVTPLWRLAQKFPTYFVSGNHEYYYGDVRKWFHLYRSHHIRVLDNACEMFKNICIIGVNDIASEYSGIHGHHMNLSTAMENCTVRSSRVVLAHNPASVLEFSKNDLEKVDVVLSGHTHAAQYYVLVPLIFQVLPYFHGLYDLPYGHGKLFVSAGTLYQGAPMKMLRMSEIWIVNLVRKTA
- a CDS encoding hypothetical protein (NECATOR_CHRI.G993.T2), translating into MEMPATYDACHSVKKCIIFVLVLGFLLVKKLTASWVEAGVEYEAGNRRRLISIIRMECLLTLCNFFIYCQLMAYYDENGLVKCDRRLLARNRDRASKLLIVFMFLSQMVYFLYVAPYTFQYLFFDVCALISGIWTNLLGFVLGFFLINCLIQLLDRIQMTKFIVEKIYSIRYIGPIISDRKLQIKVALVVTAVMSALMWYSSDKIVVKEVTIPVQDFSGAEGGVRIALVSDVHTGASVYTQQIEMVVDTLYDLDVDVVALVGDLVDGPVEKIGDRVTPLWRLAQKFPTYFVSGNHEYYYGDVRKWFHLYRSHHIRVLDNACEMFKNICIIGVNDIASEYSGIHGHHMNLSTAMENCTVRSSRVVLAHNPASVLEFSKNDLEKVDVVLSGHTHAAQYYVLVPLIFQVLPYFHGLYDLPYGHGKLFVSAGTLYQGAPMKMLRMSEIWIVNLVRKTA